A genome region from Frankineae bacterium MT45 includes the following:
- a CDS encoding FMN-dependent oxidoreductase, nitrilotriacetate monooxygenase family has protein sequence MSKPVKQIHLAAHFPGVNNTTVWSDPAAGSHIDFGSFAHLAQTAERAKFDFLFLAEGLRLREQNGKIYDLDVVGRPDTFTVLAALAAVTDRLGLAGTINSTFNEPYEVARQFASLDHLSAGRAAWNVVTSWDAFTGENFRRGGFLAQEDRYSRAEQFMRTTWELFDSWSSDEILADKASGEFLRDPDVGAFSHQDEHFDIAGQFNVPRSPQGRPVIFQAGDSDQGREFAASSADAIFSRHSSFDDGQAFYTDVKRRLARYGRRPEQLLILPAATFTLGDTDAQAQELAHEVRLQQVSGQTAINFLEQLWNRDLSAYDPDGPLPEIDPELGEPKIARGTARARQFTDRLATANEWRELAAAKKLSIRGLMIELTGRQSFVGSARTIANEINRFVQADASDGFILVPHITPGGLDGFADSVVPLLQEQGVFRADYEGTTLRDHLGLSQPERVATAPARAAS, from the coding sequence ATGAGCAAGCCCGTGAAGCAGATTCACCTCGCCGCCCACTTCCCCGGTGTCAACAACACCACGGTCTGGAGCGACCCGGCGGCCGGAAGCCACATAGATTTCGGCTCATTCGCCCATCTCGCCCAGACGGCGGAGCGGGCCAAGTTCGACTTCCTCTTCCTGGCCGAAGGGCTGCGCCTGCGGGAGCAGAACGGGAAGATCTACGACCTGGACGTCGTCGGTCGGCCGGACACCTTCACCGTGTTGGCGGCGCTAGCCGCGGTCACCGACCGACTCGGGCTGGCCGGCACGATCAACTCGACCTTCAATGAGCCCTACGAGGTGGCCCGGCAATTCGCCAGCCTCGATCATCTGTCGGCCGGACGCGCCGCCTGGAACGTCGTGACCTCCTGGGATGCCTTCACCGGGGAGAACTTCCGACGCGGCGGCTTCCTGGCTCAGGAGGACCGCTACTCCCGGGCCGAGCAGTTCATGCGCACCACCTGGGAACTCTTCGACTCCTGGAGTTCGGACGAGATCCTGGCCGACAAGGCGAGCGGGGAGTTCCTCCGAGACCCCGATGTGGGCGCCTTCAGCCACCAGGACGAGCACTTCGACATCGCCGGTCAGTTCAACGTGCCACGCAGCCCGCAGGGGCGCCCGGTCATCTTCCAGGCCGGCGACTCCGACCAGGGTCGCGAGTTCGCCGCCTCCTCAGCGGACGCGATCTTCAGCCGGCACAGCAGCTTCGACGACGGGCAGGCGTTCTACACCGACGTCAAGCGACGCCTCGCCCGTTACGGCCGACGCCCCGAACAGCTGCTGATCCTGCCGGCCGCCACCTTCACGCTCGGCGACACCGACGCCCAGGCTCAGGAACTGGCGCACGAGGTACGACTGCAGCAGGTGAGTGGGCAGACCGCGATCAACTTCCTCGAGCAGCTCTGGAATCGCGACCTCTCCGCCTACGACCCGGACGGTCCACTCCCCGAGATCGACCCGGAACTCGGCGAGCCCAAGATCGCCCGCGGCACGGCCCGGGCCCGGCAGTTCACCGATCGCCTCGCCACGGCCAATGAGTGGCGGGAACTCGCGGCGGCCAAGAAGCTCTCCATCCGCGGTCTCATGATCGAGCTCACCGGGCGGCAGTCCTTCGTCGGCTCGGCCCGCACGATCGCCAATGAAATCAACCGCTTCGTCCAGGCCGATGCCAGCGACGGCTTCATCCTCGTCCCGCACATCACACCCGGGGGCCTGGACGGGTTCGCCGACTCCGTCGTCCCACTGCTGCAGGAGCAGGGCGTCTTCCGCGCCGACTACGAGGGGACGACGCTGCGCGATCACCTCGGCCTCTCCCAGCCGGAGCGAGTGGCCACGGCGCCGGCCCGGGCCGCGTCGTGA
- a CDS encoding Flavin-dependent oxidoreductase, luciferase family (includes alkanesulfonate monooxygenase SsuD and methylene tetrahydromethanopterin reductase) — translation MKFLAITLIVHAPDPVTGMQKPTYDRFQEVLDAAVLAEELCFDGFGVGERHERPFISSSPPVVLSHIAALTTTIRLFTAVTTLSLLDPVRAYEDYATLDHLSGGRLELITGKGNGSAQRELFHVTPEDQWDRNAESYELFRQLWRNDKVTASPKFRPALQAAEVWPRPLQTPIRVWHGSATSRESVDLAARYGDPLFSANVTNPIEPYAELIRYYRERWAHYGNDPAAAIVGAGTAGYYAARNSQDAINTYRPIFEGHLAFQKRLGLEPVFLTLEDYVERSSALIGSPQQIIEKVHRYHEEFGHSVLHLHADGGGLTDDQHRRTLELFQSDIAPVLRRDIPDPPWGANLPADHSALTRRVPATV, via the coding sequence GTGAAGTTCCTGGCGATCACCCTCATCGTCCACGCTCCGGACCCGGTCACGGGTATGCAGAAGCCGACGTACGACCGATTTCAGGAGGTCCTGGACGCCGCGGTGCTGGCCGAGGAACTCTGCTTCGACGGCTTCGGGGTTGGCGAACGACACGAGCGTCCCTTCATCTCCTCCTCCCCACCGGTCGTCCTCAGTCACATCGCCGCCTTGACGACCACCATCCGCCTCTTCACCGCCGTCACGACGCTGAGCCTGCTGGATCCGGTGCGGGCCTATGAGGACTATGCGACTCTGGATCACCTCTCCGGCGGTCGTCTGGAACTCATCACCGGCAAGGGAAACGGTTCGGCGCAGCGTGAACTCTTCCACGTCACGCCGGAGGATCAGTGGGACCGCAATGCCGAGAGTTATGAGCTGTTCCGCCAGCTCTGGCGCAACGACAAGGTCACCGCGTCACCGAAGTTCCGCCCGGCGCTGCAGGCGGCGGAGGTCTGGCCCCGCCCACTCCAGACACCGATCCGGGTCTGGCACGGTAGTGCCACCAGCCGTGAGTCGGTCGACCTGGCCGCTCGCTACGGTGATCCGCTCTTCTCGGCCAACGTCACCAACCCGATCGAGCCGTACGCCGAGCTGATCCGCTACTACCGCGAGCGGTGGGCCCACTACGGCAACGATCCGGCCGCGGCCATCGTCGGTGCCGGAACGGCCGGTTACTACGCAGCCCGCAACTCACAGGACGCAATCAACACGTATCGCCCGATCTTTGAGGGCCACCTGGCGTTTCAGAAGAGGCTCGGGCTGGAGCCCGTCTTCCTGACGCTGGAGGACTACGTCGAACGCAGCTCCGCGCTCATCGGCAGCCCGCAGCAGATCATCGAGAAGGTGCACCGCTACCACGAAGAGTTCGGGCACAGCGTGCTCCACCTGCACGCCGACGGCGGCGGCCTGACCGACGATCAGCACCGTCGGACCCTGGAGCTCTTCCAGTCCGACATCGCTCCCGTGCTGCGCCGCGACATCCCCGATCCGCCCTGGGGCGCGAACCTTCCGGCCGACCACTCCGCCCTGACCCGCCGCGTTCCCGCCACCGTCTGA
- a CDS encoding luciferase family oxidoreductase, group 1, whose translation MTDTPLTVLDLVPISSGSNASAALRNSINLAQETERLGYSRYWFAEHHLNPGVAGTSPAVVLALTAAATSTIRLGAGAVQLGHRTALSTVEEFGLLDALHPGRFDLGLGRSGARPSKPARVPELVGGASAVVDGRAANGLRIPKKFSFEHLIGSPRFALQLKLLSLPHAEPQDYTEQVDDILALIAGTYRSAEGVEAHVIPGEHADLQVWILGSSGGESAQVAGSNGLRFAANYHVSPATVLEAAEGYRAAFVPSAELERPHVSVSADVVVAEDEATARELSTGYGLWVRSIRTAEGAIQFPTPAEARRHAWTDADRALVDDRLETQFVGSPRQVADQLEQLRDATGADELIITTITHDHADRVRSYALLAEEWSRR comes from the coding sequence ATGACCGACACTCCACTCACCGTCCTCGACCTCGTCCCGATCTCCTCCGGCTCGAACGCCAGTGCGGCGCTGCGCAACAGCATCAACCTGGCTCAGGAGACGGAGCGACTGGGCTATTCGCGCTACTGGTTCGCCGAGCACCATCTCAACCCCGGCGTCGCCGGCACCTCGCCCGCCGTCGTGCTGGCCCTGACCGCGGCCGCGACCTCGACCATCCGGCTCGGGGCCGGCGCGGTGCAGTTGGGTCACCGCACGGCGCTCTCCACGGTCGAGGAGTTCGGCCTCCTGGACGCACTGCACCCCGGTCGCTTCGATCTGGGCCTCGGCCGCTCCGGAGCCCGTCCGTCCAAGCCGGCCCGGGTGCCGGAACTGGTGGGCGGTGCGAGTGCTGTGGTCGATGGGCGGGCGGCGAATGGGCTGCGTATTCCGAAGAAGTTCTCCTTCGAGCATCTCATCGGATCGCCGCGCTTCGCGCTGCAGCTGAAACTGCTGAGCCTGCCCCACGCCGAGCCGCAGGACTACACGGAGCAGGTCGATGACATCCTCGCGCTCATCGCCGGCACATACCGCTCGGCCGAGGGCGTCGAGGCCCATGTCATTCCGGGTGAGCACGCCGATCTGCAGGTCTGGATCCTCGGCAGCAGCGGCGGCGAGAGCGCGCAGGTGGCCGGGAGCAACGGCCTGCGTTTTGCGGCGAATTATCACGTCAGCCCGGCTACGGTGCTGGAGGCGGCCGAGGGGTATCGGGCGGCCTTCGTCCCGTCAGCCGAGCTGGAGCGTCCGCACGTCAGCGTCTCGGCTGACGTGGTGGTGGCCGAGGACGAGGCGACGGCGCGCGAACTCTCGACCGGCTACGGCCTGTGGGTGCGGAGCATCCGGACCGCGGAGGGGGCGATCCAGTTCCCCACCCCGGCCGAGGCGCGTCGGCATGCCTGGACCGACGCCGACCGCGCGCTGGTCGACGATCGGCTCGAGACCCAGTTCGTCGGCTCGCCCCGGCAGGTGGCCGATCAGCTGGAGCAACTGCGCGACGCCACCGGTGCCGACGAACTGATCATCACGACGATCACCCACGACCACGCCGATCGGGTTCGCTCCTATGCGCTGCTGGCCGAGGAGTGGTCACGGCGCTAG